Proteins encoded together in one Microcebus murinus isolate Inina chromosome 16, M.murinus_Inina_mat1.0, whole genome shotgun sequence window:
- the ANKEF1 gene encoding LOW QUALITY PROTEIN: ankyrin repeat and EF-hand domain-containing protein 1 (The sequence of the model RefSeq protein was modified relative to this genomic sequence to represent the inferred CDS: inserted 1 base in 1 codon) has protein sequence MALADKRLENLQIYKVLQCVRNKDRKQIEKLTKLGYPQLINFTDPIDGLSALHLASVSNDIDMVSFLLELGAHPDVQDRKGCTPTMRAAELGHELSMEVLAKAKADMTIVDNEGKGILFYCILPTKRHYRCALIALKHGADVNNYSYEGKPVFLQACEEAHDIRELCLTLLEKGANPNAMNPATGRTALMEASREGVLELVRGILERGGEVNTFDNERHHAAHFAAKGGFFDILKLLFAYSGDMGLIAMNGNTPLHYAAMGGFADCCKYIAQRGCDLRWRNLEHKTPRAVAKDGGFKAASKEIRRAERIAAKLAKPGVKNPNPIWALRLHDWSAEHEVPLRETLALVDRADGTVTKEDFVMTLEERQDFANSEKLMAIAQLHEKIRGAGVNVNEFFKGTKYLSRGFVLGSFGPKRKGKGMGKKGRKGRFVLPLPICVIPEQAFPRREDGGPPYYMIEIYQNVTDNSRFNRDHPPEHPIQDDSAWYIDDPGKVYGNINFITKAGDLASLKKAFESGIPVDMKDNYYKTPLMMACASGNIDVVKFLLEKGANVNATDNFLWTPLHYACHAGQQDIVELLVKSGALIDAVSINNSTPLSRAIESCRLDTVKYLLDIGAKFQLENRKGHTAMDIAKAYADERVISMIKEKLDNLPKPADNQKMKGKPPLKQKSELIEFKKEEDQLSIYTVPAMSEGKKMRKDNVVYLNSLITRGYTRKVDTTFTPRRIWSPEPTTADLIRKRELRRERFTYQVDFEDFMMPFQKNIKDKXRGLEDALKTLNHSNCFLE, from the exons ATGGCTTTAGCAGATAAGAGACTTGAGAACTTGCAGATCTACAAAGTTCTTCAGTGTGTTCGGAACAAGGACAGGAAGCAGATAGAGAAGCTGACCAAGCTTGGATACCCTCAACTAATCAATTTCACAGACCCCATCGATGGACTCAGTGCTCTGCACTTGGCCTCGGTTTCCAATGACATTGATATGGTCAGCTTTCTCCTTGAGCTGGGTGCTCACCCTGATGTGCAAGACCGGAAGGGCTGTACTCCCACAATGAGGGCTGCAGAACTGGGCCATGAACTGTCAATGGAAGTATTAGCTAAGGCAAAGGCGGATATGACTATAGTTGATAATGAAGGAAAag GTATTTTGTTTTACTGCATTTTACCTACTAAACGGCATTATCGCTGTGCTCTGATTGCCCTCAAACATGGTGCAGATGTCAACAATTATTCCTATGAAGGAAAACCAGTATTCCTTCAAGCTTGTGAAGAAGCACATGATATCAGGGAACTGTGCCTGACATTATTGGAAAAAGGAGCCAATCCCAATGCTATGAACCCA GCCACAGGCCGCACGGCTTTAATGGAAGCGTCAAGAGAAGGGGTGTTGGAACTAGTTCGAGGCATATTGGAAAGAGGAGGTGAAGTGAATACATTTGACAATGAGAGACATCATGCTGCTCATTTTGCTGCTAAAGGAGGCTTTTTTGAT ATATTGAAGCTTCTTTTTGCCTACAGTGGAGACATGGGTCTGATTGCAATGAATGGGAACACACCACTTCACTACGCTGCCATGGGTGGTTTTGCAGATTGCTGTAAATATATAGCTCAGCGAG GATGTGACCTGAGATGGAGGAATTTAGAGCATAAAACACCCAGGGCTGTGGCCAAGGATGGAGGCTTCAAAGCAGCAAGCAAAGAAATACGCCGAGCAGAGAGAATTGCTGCTAAACTGGCCAAGCCAGGAGTTAAAAATCCCAATCCGATCTGGGCCCTTAGACTACATGACTGGTCAGCAGAACATGAGGTTCCCCTCCGTGAAACCCTTGCACTTGTGGACAGGGCCGATGGAACTGTCACCAAGGAAGACTTTGTGATGACGCTGGAGGAGAGACAAGATTTTGCAAACTCAGAAAAGCTGATGGCCATAGCTCAACTTCATGAAAAGATCCGGGGAGCAGGCGTCAACGTGAATGAGTTCTTTAAAGGAACCAAATATTTAAGCAGGGGTTTCGTATTGGGATCTTTTGGGCctaagagaaagggaaaagggatgggcaaaaagggaaggaaaggcaggTTTGTTTTACCACTCCCGATCTGTGTCATTCCTGAGCAGGCATTTCCACGCCGGGAAGATGGTGGGCCGCCCTATTACATGATAGAGATCTATCAGAATGTCACTGACAACAGTCGGTTTAATCGAGATCATCCACCAGAACATCCCATTCAGGATGACTCTGCCTGGTACATTGATGATCCGGGGAAGGTGTatggaaatattaatttcatCACCAAGGCAGGCGATCTGGCTTCTCTGAAAAAGGCATTTGAATCAGGAATACCTGTCGATATGAAGGATAATTACTACAAAACACCACTAATGATGGCGTGTGCAAGTGGAAACATAGATGTGGTCAAGTTTCTTCTTGAAAAAGG GGCTAACGTTAATGCAACAGATAATTTTCTGTGGACTCCACTTCATTATGCATGCCATGCAGGCCAACAAGATATTGTTGAGCTTCTTGTTAAATCTGGAGCTTTAATTGATGCAGTTTCAATCAACAATTCAACTCCTTTAAGTAGAGCCATTGAAAGCTGTAGGCTGGATACTGTAAAATACCTACTCGATATTGGAGCTAAATTCCAGctggaaaatagaaaag GGCATACTGCCATGGATATTGCAAAGGCATATGCTGATGAAAGAGTAATTAGTATGATTAAAGAAAAGCTAGATAATCTGCCAAAACCAGCAGACAATCAAAAAATGAAAGGCAAGCCACCTCTTAAACAGAAGAGTGAACTCATTGAATTTAAGAAAGAAGAG GATCAACTTTCAATTTATACTGTACCAGCCAtgtcagaaggaaagaaaatgcgGAAGGATAATGTGGTTTATCTCAATTCGTTGATTACCAGGGGTTATACCAGAAAAGTGGATACCACATTTACTCCACGGAGG ATTTGGAGTCCTGAACCCACAACGGCAGACCTTATCAGGAAGAGGGAACTACGGCGGGAGAGGTTTACTTACCAGGTGGACTTCGAAGATTTTATGATGCCTTTTCAGAAGAACATCAAAGACA CTCGAGGCTTGGAAGATGCTTTAAAGACCTTAAATCATAGCAATTGCTTCTTGGAATAA